The segment AAAAGCTTTAGCCATTGCCTGTGCATTTGCTTGTACTTGTTTGATATAAACCAGGTATTCATCACTTAATGCTTCACCAAATGCAATCGCTTTTGCTGCAATAATATGTTCTAACGGGCCGCCCTGAGTACCCGGAAAAACTGCCATATCTAATACAGACGACATCATTCTGGTTTCTCCTTTAGGTGTTTTGATACCAAACGGGTTTTCAAAATCTTTGCCCATCATAATCAGTCCGCCACGTGGCCCGCGTAATGTTTTGTGTGTAGTGGTAGTCACGATATGGCAATGAGGAAGTGGGTTTGCCAATAATCCTCTTGCAATCAGACCCGCAGGGTGTGAAATATCAGCAAGTACCAACGCACCGATTTTATCAGCTACGCTACGGATAAAAGCATAATCCCATTCTCTTGAATAGGCAGATGCACCACAGATAATCAATTTTGGACGTTCAGCTAAAGCTACTTCTTCCAGTTTTGCATAATCAATCAGTCCATCTTCTTTTTTAACACCGTAGAAAAAAGGCTTGTACAATTTACCCGAAAAATTTACCGGAGAACCATGAGTTAAGTGTCCTCCATGAGACAGATCAAATCCAAGGATTTTGTCTCCTGGCTGTATTACAGCCAGCATCACAGCTGCATTAGCCTGCGCGCCAGAATGTGGCTGAACATTTACCCATTCCGCACCAAATAGTTTTTTCGCACGTTCAATGGCAATATTCTCTACCTCATCAACTACCTGACATCCGCCATAATAACGTTTGCCCGGTAAGCCTTCAGCATATTTGTTAGTTAATACTGAACCCGCAGCTTCCATTACCTGTTTGCTTACAAAATTCTCTGAAGCAATCAGCTCAAGGCCGTTTTCCTGACGGTCTAATTCCCTGTCAATCAAATCAAAAATTAAAGTATCTCGTTCCATTTATCAAAGTATATTTCCGTAAAAATAATCATTTTCGTCAGAATCCAATTGTTTTTTAACCTTGCTAAAGCATACGCATACAACTTCATGCAAACGATTTTAAGCACCTTACCAGAACATATTTGTTTTTTCAACTGTTGTAAGCCTGAACACGTATTTGTTTTGTTTTTGAAATGACTATTATTTTGCGGTTATCTTAACTAAAATCCCGTACTTTGTATATTGTTGTCTATTAAACCCTGCATGGAAAACTTCAACACTCCATTACTACCTAACATAAATTATCCTGCTGATTTAAAGCAGTATACAGAAGATGACCTGGAACAAATCAGCCAGGAATTACGTCAGTATATTATTGATACTGTCAGTGTAAATGGCGGTCATTTTTCTTCCAGCCTTGGTGTTGTAGAGCTTACTGTAGCTTTACATTACGTGCTGAACACTCCTTACGATAAATTAGTGTGGGATGTAGGCCACCAGGCATACGGTCATAAAATCCTGACCGGAAGAAAATCTGTTTTTCATACCAACCGTTTGCTGAATGGCATCAGTGGTTTCCCGAATATCAGTGAAAGTGAGTATGATACCATGGGTGTAGGTCACTCTTCTACCTCAATTTCTGCGGCATTGGGTATGGCTGTTGCTTCCCAGTTAAAAGGCGAGAAAGATCGTCAGCATGTTGCTGTAATTGGTGATGGTGCGATGACTGCCGGACTTGCTTTTGAAGGACTTAACCACGCCGGAATTGAAAATTCAAACCTGCTGGTTATTCTGAATGATAACTGTATGTCTATTGATCCGAATGTTGGTGCACTGAAAGAATATTTAACAAATATTACTACTTCTAAATCTTATAACCGGTTCAGAGATGATATTTCAAGTGTACTGATTAAGCTTTCTGAGCTTGGCCCTAATGCACATAAATTCGTCAAAAAGATAGAAAAAAGTATCAAAGGCACGTTACTGAACCAAAGCAACCTTTTCGAGTCTTTAAATTTCAGGTATTTTGGCCCGGTTGATGGTCATGACGTAAAAAAATTAGCGGCTGTACTGAAAGATCTTAAAGATATTCCCGGCCCTAAGCTATTACACTGTGTAACAGTTAAAGGAAAAGGCTTTGCATTAGCAGAGAAGGATCAGACCAAATGGCACGCTCCGGGACTTTTTGATAAGATTACCGGTGAAATTAAAAAATCTGTAACTGATAAACCACAGCCACCAAAATATCAGGATGTTTTCGGACATACACTGGTTGAACTGGCTGAGGCCAATAAAAATATTGTGGGGATAACCCCTGCTATGCCTTCAGGATCATCGATGAATATCATGATGAAAGCGATGCCTGAACGCGCATTTGACGTAGGTATTGCTGAACAGCATGCCGTTACTTTCTCTGCCGGACTAGCCACGCAGGGCATGCTGCCTTTCTGTAATATTTATTCAAGTTTTATGCAGCGCGCTTACGATCAGGTGATCCACGATGTAGCTATACAGAACTTAAATGTTGTTTTCTGTCTGGATCGCGCAGGTTTTGCCGGTAGTGACGGTGCAACGCATCACGGTGCTTATGATCTGGCTTACATGCGTTGTATTCCTAACATGACTGTTGCTGCGCCGATGAACGAAGAAGAACTCAGAAACCTGATGTATACTGCACAACTGGAAAACATGGGGCCTTTTTCTATTCGTTATCCAAGAGGAAACGGAGTGATGACAGATTGGAAACGTCCTTTTAAAGCTATTGAGGTTGGAAAAGGCAGAAAAATTTGTGACGGGGAAGAAGTGGCTATCCTGACCATTGGAAACGTTGGTAACTTCGCTGTTGAGGCTTGTAAAGAATTAAACACAGAAGGTATTCATCCTGCACATTATGATATGCGTTTTGTTAAGCCTATAGATGAGGCTTTACTGCATGATGTTTTTAAACGTTATAAAAAGATAATTACTGTAGAGGATGGCTGTCTGCAAGGCGGAATGGGATCAGCAGTGCTTGAATTCATGGCCGATCATAGTTACCAGGCCAATGTAATCCGCTTAGGTATTCCTGATGAGGTTGTTGACCACGGAGAACAGCATGAATTATGGGCGATCTGCGGTTATGATAAAGCTGGTATTATAGCCACCGTGAAAAAGATTGCAGTGGGCAGAACTACTGCGACTATCGCTTCTTAACCCAGTCAGATAATGTCATAAAAAAAAGCTACTCCATTATTAAACGGAGTAGTTTTTTTTATATGTTAATACTGCGAGTTACTCTACAGTCACAGATTTCGCCAGATTTCTTGGCTGATCTACATTACAACCTCTTAACAAAGCGATATGATAAGAAAGTAACTGCAATGGTATAGTAGCCAGTAATGGCAGGAATGCTTCACTTGCATCAGGGATTTCTATACAGTAATCAGCCATTTTGCGAACTTCAGTATCACCTTCGGTAACGATAGCCAATACAATTCCTTTTCTTGCTTTTACTTCCTGAATATTGCTGATTACCTTTTCATAAGAAGAGTTTTTAGTAGCGATAACCACTACTGGCATTTCTTCATCAATCAGCGCGATAGGACCATGCTTCATTTCTGCCGCTGGATAACCTTCTGCGTGAATGTAAGAGATCTCTTTCAATTTCAGTGCACCTTCTAAAGCTACAGGGAAACCACTTCCTCTGCCCAGGAACAGACAGTTTCTGGAATCTTTAAATTTATGGGCAATCTCTTTAATCAGGTCGTTAGATTCTAAAGCTTTAGTGATCTTTTCAGGGATACAGTCCAGTTCAGTTAACAGCTCCACCAATTTGGCTTGCGTTAAAGTACCTTTCTGCTGTGCCATATAAAAAGCCATCAGTGTTAACACAGTTACTTGTGCTGTAAATGCTTTAGTTGAAGCCACACCAATTTCAGGGCCTGCATGAGTATAAACACCTGCATGGGTTAAACGTGGAATAGATGAACCTACTACATTACAAACGCCGAAAATAGTTGCTCCTTTTTCTTTGGCCATCTCAATAGCCGCCATGGTATCTGCTGTTTCTCCGGATTGAGAGATCGCAATCACCACATCTTTTTCTGTAATAATTGGATTTCTGTAACGGAATTCCGAAGCATATTCTACTTCTACAGGTATCCGTGCATATTCTTCAATTAAATATTCACCTACTAATCCGGCATGCCATGAAGTTCCGCAAGCGACAATAATAATACGGTCAATGTTTTTCAGCTTGTCCGCATATTCTTTAATCCCGCCTAATTGTACACGGCCTTCATTCGGATAAATACGGCCTCTCATACAGTCTCTGATTGATCTTGATTGCTCAAAGATCTCCTTTAACATGAAATGCTCATAACCACCTTTTTCAAGCATTTCCAGTTTAAGCTCCAGTTCCTGGATATATGGAGTTTGTACAACGTTATCTAATCTTTTGATTAATAACTCATCGCGTTTTAAAAACGCAATTTCATTATCATTCAGATAAATAACATTTTTAGTGTACTCAATAATTGGTGTTGCATCCGAAGCAATAAAGTACTCTCCTGTGCCTACACCAATAACCATTGGGCTACCTTTTCTGGCTGCAATCAACTGATCAGGGTGATCATTGTCCATGATTACGATCGCATAAGCACCGCTAACCTGGTGTAAAGCTAAACGTACTGCTTCCAATAGATCTGTATTTTCCTTTTTATAGATCTCCTCTACTAAATGGATCAATACCTCTGTATCTGTATCACTGTTGAAAACGTGACCTCTTGATAATAACTCTTCTTTCAGGGTCGCATAATTCTCAATAATCCCATTGTGGATAATAGTTAATTTACCATCATTTGAAGTATGTGGGTGTGAATTTCTGTCTGATGGTTCACCGTGGGTTGCCCAACGTGTATGCCCCATTCCAATCGTTCCCGATTTGTCTTTTCCCTCACTGAAATTTTCAAGCTCCTGAACTTTTCCCGCTTTTTTGTATAATTTTAATCCGCTTTGATTAATCAATGCAATACCTGCACTGTCATATCCACGGTATTCTAATCTTTTCAAGCCTTTCAGCACAATTGGCCAAGCTTCTCTATAACCTATATATCCTACTATTCCACACATATTATTCTAGTATAAAGGTGTAAATCTAGTCAATTAATGATTTATTTATAGTAAAATAAAATATACTGCCATTCTTTTGGGACAAAAGTCCGCCTTTAATGCTTTCTGATTTCCCCGGACTTAATGCAGGATCAGGGTTATATTAATTCGTTTTATTAAAATAAGTCTATAACGATTGATTATCCTGTCGGCAATTTGTGGAGTTTCTCTACACTAAACAACTGACACAATAATTTTTAATATGCTCACTAACAGATAATTAAGTTTCAAAAACAGAATTGGCATTATTATGTAACCTACCTGAATACGAATCGTCGTATAAAAAAAACATATTTAAAAATATAACATATGAAAAATTTAATCTTAGGTGCAGCCATCTTGGCATTTGCAAGTGTCTCAACCGTTAAAGCAAACGATATCAAAACACCAGTTAGTATTGTAGCTCAACAAGACAGCACAACTAAAACTCCGGTTAAAATTGAAGAATTACCTGATGCTGTAAAAGCAACACTGGCATCAGACAAATATAAAGACTGGGCTCCGATTGCAGCGTTCAAGATAACTGATGCAAGCAAAGCCGAATACTACCAGGTTGATGCTAAAAAAGGGGAAGAAACTGCTTCTCTGAAAATTGGCAAAGATGGCGTGGTTAAATAATTAACACACATCATGAAAAACAGAGACCTGCCTTTAAAAAGGGTAGGTTTTTTTATGCTTAATCAATTGGAGTTATCCACATTTGCGTGTGAATAACTCCAAAAAATGTGAATATCTATCCGAAATCCTGCTGCTTTCAATTGTTATAAACAACAACACAGCAGCAACGATATCACTGTATTACAGATATATATGTAGTACATAAATATTAAAAAGTATATCTTAACGCCAAACTAAGTTATTGACAGTTGTAAACACCTGGCTATGGAACGAAAAGAAAATGAGCACCAGCTTAAAAATTTAACAGAATTAAACCACAGCACTTTTTCAATCAGAGCGGGGCAGCCTGATCTGACTACCTGGACAGTTGTAAATTCTGCCAGACAATTCATAGGAACTATCAGGGATCTGCTTATTGATGAACAGCACAAAGTACGTTACCTGATTCTTAACCTCTCCGGAAACATATGGCATATAGAAGAGCGGGAAGTGCTGATTCCTATCGGTGCAGCAGAATTGCATAACCATGCCCAGGAAGTTATGCTCCCGAATATTACCGCACAGCAAATTTCAGTTTTACCGGATTATATTCAGGGAAATGTGATCATATCAGCAGATTCTGAAATATATGGTCATAAAGATACTGACCAGGCCAGCACAGCTGCAAAAGAAGCACATGGCAGTTATGCCGAACACATCCCCTTTCAAGTAATTACCAGGGTATACCAGGAAGAAAGTGAAGCAGAAAATGCTTTTAAATTATTGATCAAAAGTGGCTTTGCAGAAAGCGATATTAAAATTACTCCATATAATCCTTTAAATAGCGTTACTGATCTTCAGGGCAACACTAACACGCAGTATT is part of the Pedobacter cryoconitis genome and harbors:
- the glyA gene encoding serine hydroxymethyltransferase, producing the protein MERDTLIFDLIDRELDRQENGLELIASENFVSKQVMEAAGSVLTNKYAEGLPGKRYYGGCQVVDEVENIAIERAKKLFGAEWVNVQPHSGAQANAAVMLAVIQPGDKILGFDLSHGGHLTHGSPVNFSGKLYKPFFYGVKKEDGLIDYAKLEEVALAERPKLIICGASAYSREWDYAFIRSVADKIGALVLADISHPAGLIARGLLANPLPHCHIVTTTTHKTLRGPRGGLIMMGKDFENPFGIKTPKGETRMMSSVLDMAVFPGTQGGPLEHIIAAKAIAFGEALSDEYLVYIKQVQANAQAMAKAFMSRGYGIISGGTDNHLMLIDLRNKNITGKVAENALEKADITVNKNMVPFDDKSPFVTSGIRVGTAAITSRGFKEQDMEKIVDLIDQVLANPEDDAHLSEVRKQVTALVAGFPLYK
- a CDS encoding PRC-barrel domain-containing protein produces the protein MERKENEHQLKNLTELNHSTFSIRAGQPDLTTWTVVNSARQFIGTIRDLLIDEQHKVRYLILNLSGNIWHIEEREVLIPIGAAELHNHAQEVMLPNITAQQISVLPDYIQGNVIISADSEIYGHKDTDQASTAAKEAHGSYAEHIPFQVITRVYQEESEAENAFKLLIKSGFAESDIKITPYNPLNSVTDLQGNTNTQYLGDGSRDEYILSLAAGSALDAVLAQQLLNNTI
- the dxs gene encoding 1-deoxy-D-xylulose-5-phosphate synthase encodes the protein MENFNTPLLPNINYPADLKQYTEDDLEQISQELRQYIIDTVSVNGGHFSSSLGVVELTVALHYVLNTPYDKLVWDVGHQAYGHKILTGRKSVFHTNRLLNGISGFPNISESEYDTMGVGHSSTSISAALGMAVASQLKGEKDRQHVAVIGDGAMTAGLAFEGLNHAGIENSNLLVILNDNCMSIDPNVGALKEYLTNITTSKSYNRFRDDISSVLIKLSELGPNAHKFVKKIEKSIKGTLLNQSNLFESLNFRYFGPVDGHDVKKLAAVLKDLKDIPGPKLLHCVTVKGKGFALAEKDQTKWHAPGLFDKITGEIKKSVTDKPQPPKYQDVFGHTLVELAEANKNIVGITPAMPSGSSMNIMMKAMPERAFDVGIAEQHAVTFSAGLATQGMLPFCNIYSSFMQRAYDQVIHDVAIQNLNVVFCLDRAGFAGSDGATHHGAYDLAYMRCIPNMTVAAPMNEEELRNLMYTAQLENMGPFSIRYPRGNGVMTDWKRPFKAIEVGKGRKICDGEEVAILTIGNVGNFAVEACKELNTEGIHPAHYDMRFVKPIDEALLHDVFKRYKKIITVEDGCLQGGMGSAVLEFMADHSYQANVIRLGIPDEVVDHGEQHELWAICGYDKAGIIATVKKIAVGRTTATIAS
- the glmS gene encoding glutamine--fructose-6-phosphate transaminase (isomerizing), coding for MCGIVGYIGYREAWPIVLKGLKRLEYRGYDSAGIALINQSGLKLYKKAGKVQELENFSEGKDKSGTIGMGHTRWATHGEPSDRNSHPHTSNDGKLTIIHNGIIENYATLKEELLSRGHVFNSDTDTEVLIHLVEEIYKKENTDLLEAVRLALHQVSGAYAIVIMDNDHPDQLIAARKGSPMVIGVGTGEYFIASDATPIIEYTKNVIYLNDNEIAFLKRDELLIKRLDNVVQTPYIQELELKLEMLEKGGYEHFMLKEIFEQSRSIRDCMRGRIYPNEGRVQLGGIKEYADKLKNIDRIIIVACGTSWHAGLVGEYLIEEYARIPVEVEYASEFRYRNPIITEKDVVIAISQSGETADTMAAIEMAKEKGATIFGVCNVVGSSIPRLTHAGVYTHAGPEIGVASTKAFTAQVTVLTLMAFYMAQQKGTLTQAKLVELLTELDCIPEKITKALESNDLIKEIAHKFKDSRNCLFLGRGSGFPVALEGALKLKEISYIHAEGYPAAEMKHGPIALIDEEMPVVVIATKNSSYEKVISNIQEVKARKGIVLAIVTEGDTEVRKMADYCIEIPDASEAFLPLLATIPLQLLSYHIALLRGCNVDQPRNLAKSVTVE